The following coding sequences are from one Neovison vison isolate M4711 chromosome X, ASM_NN_V1, whole genome shotgun sequence window:
- the AKAP4 gene encoding A-kinase anchor protein 4 — protein MSDDIDWLHSRRGVCKVDLYSPTGQQDQDRKVICFVDVSTLNVEDKDCKDAAGSSSEGDLNLGNLEEKEIIVIKDTEKQDQSKTEGSVCLFKQAPSDPISVLNWLLNDLQKYALGFQHALSPSASSCKHKVGDTEGEYHKLPSGNCYSVYADQLNMNYMTNGPQCLHLEMAAAKNTNNNQSPSTPPAKSPSTQRAVISPDGECSMDDLSFYVNRLSSLVIQMARKEIKEKLEGGSKCLHHSLYPSPGDKGKNSPRSAVSKIASEMAHDAVELTSAEMRGTGEEGREGGRKTFLYGELSNKNKVGDKQMCQRDSKEFADSISKGLMVYANQVASDMMVSVMKTLKVHSSGKPIPACVVLKRVLLKHTKEIVSDLIDSCMKNLHNITGVLMTDSDFVSAVKRNLFNHGKQNAADIMEAMLKRLVSALLGEKKETKTQSLSYASLKAGSQDPKCKNQSLEFSAMKAEMKGKDKGKMKPEQCKSLTSAEKVSEHILKESLTMWNQKQGNQGKMPSKACTNKEEKREKISPSTDSLAKDLIVSALMLIQYHLTQQAKGKDAFEEECPGSATGYMTQSAQYEKSGSGQSTKALSMKHLESRGTPGPSTSLKENQQLDSQKLDMSNIVLMLIQKLLNESPFNCDDLCEGENKRSEPRTNKAASVSKRPDRGEEQCQENQELDFISGMKQVNRQFIDQLVESVMKLCLIMAKYSNNGAALAELEEQAALANNSNYQPGGSRCSHDAAMSQNHQDSPGPEVIVNNQCSTSSLQKQLQAVLQWIAASQFNVPMLYFMGDDDGQLEKLPEVSAKAAEKGYSVGDLLQEVMKFAKERQLDEAVGNMARKQLLDWLLTNL, from the exons ATGTCTGATGATATTGACTGGTTACACAGCCGCAGGGGCGTGTGCAAGGTAGATCTCTACAGCCCAACAGGACAGCAAGATCAGGACCGGAAAGTG ATATGCTTTGTTGACGTGTCCACCCTGAATGTGGAAGATAAAGATTGCAAG GATGCTGCTGGTTCCAGTTCGGAAGGTGATTTGAACTTGGGAAACCTGGAAGAAAAAGAGATTATTGTGATCAAGGATACCGAGAAGCAAGACCAGTCTAAG acgGAGGGATCTGTATGCCTTTTCAAACAAGCTCCTTCTGATCCCATAAGCGTCCTCAATTGGCTTCTCAATGACCTCCAGAAGTATGCTTTGGGTTTTCAACATGCACTGAGCCCCTCAGCCTCTAGCTGTAAACATAAAGTAGGAGACACAGAAGGCGAATATCACAAATTACCCTCTGGGAACTGCTACAGTGTCTATGCCGATCAACTGAACATGAATTATATGACCAATGGACCTCAATGCCTACATCTAGAAATGGCAGCTGCCAAAAACACCAACAATAACCAGAGCCCTTCCACTCCTCCAGCCAAATCTCCTAGCACTCAGAGGGCAGTGATTTCCCCTGATGGTGAGTGTTCTATGGATGACCTTTCCTTCTATGTCAACCGATTATCTTCTCTGGTAATCCAGATGGCCCGTAAGGAGATCAAGGAGAAGTTGGAAGGTGGAAGCAAATGCCTCCACCATTCTCTCTACCCATCCCCTGGGGACAAAGGGAAAAACAGCCCCCGCAGTGCTGTGAGCAAGATTGCTTCTGAAATGGCCCATGATGCTGTAGAATTGACCTCGGCAGAAATGCGGGGcactggggaggagggcagggaaggtgGCCGGAAAACCTTTCTGTATGGTGAATTATCCAACAAGAACAAGGTTGGGGACAAACAGATGTGCCAAAGAGATAGTAAAGAATTTGCAGATTCTATCAGCAAAGGGCTCATGGTTTATGCCAATCAGGTGGCATCTGACATGATGGTCTCTGTTATGAAGACCTTGAAAGTACATAGTTCTGGGAAGCCAATTCCAGCCTGTGTGGTCTTGAAGAGGGTGCTGTTAAAACACACCAAAGAAATTGTGTCTGATTTGATTGACTCCTGCATGAAGAACCTGCATAACATCACAGGGGTCCTGATGACCGACTCGGACTTTGTCTCCGCTGTCAAGAGGAATCTGTTCAACCATGGAAAACAAAATGCTGCCGATATCATGGAGGCTATGCTGAAGCGTCTGGTCAGTGCTCTTCTTGGCGAGAAGAAGGAGACTAAAACTCAGAGTCTGTCATATGCATCCTTGAAAGCTGGGTCCCAAGATCCCAAATGCAAGAACCAAAGTCTTGAATTCTCAGCTATGAAAGCTGAGATGAAGGGAAAGGACAAAGGCAAAATGAAACCAGAGCAGTGCAAGTCATTGACCAGCGCCGAGAAAGTCAGTGAACACATCCTCAAGGAGAGCCTGACCATGTGGAACCAAAAGCAAGGAAACCAAGGCAAGATGCCTAGCAAAGCATGCaccaataaagaggaaaaaagagagaagatcaGTCCTTCCACGGATTCACTGGCAAAAGACTTGATTGTGTCTGCCCTTATGTTGATCCAATACCATCTGACCCAGCAGGCCAAAGGCAAAGACGCATTTGAAGAAGAGTGTCCTGGTTCTGCCACGGGCTATATGACTCAGAGTGCCCAATACGAAAAGTCTGGAAGTGGCCAAAGTACAAAGGCACTTTCAATGAAACATCTAGAATCTCGTGGAACTCCAGGACCATCTACCTCCCTGAAGGAAAATCAACAGCTGGACTCTCAGAAGCTGGATATGTCAAACATCGTTTTAATGCTGATTCAGAAGCTGCTTAATGAGAGCCCCTTCAACTGTGATGATCTATGTGAAGGTGAGAACAAGCGTTCTGagcccaggacaaacaaagcAGCTTCTGTGTCCAAGAGGCCTGACAGAGGGGAAGAACAATGCCAGGAAAATCAAGAACTTGACTTTATCAGTGGGATGAAGCAAGTGAACCGCCAGTTTATAGATCAACTGGTAGAATCCGTGATGAAGTTGTGCCTTATCATGGCTAAGTATAGTAATAATGGGGCAGCCCTTGCTGAGCTGGAAGAACAAGCAGCCTTGGCAAACAACTCCAATTACCAGCCTGGTGGCTCCAGATGTAGTCATGATGCTGCGATGTCACAGAACCATCAAGACTCTCCTGGGCCTGAAGTTATAGTTAATAATCAGTGCTCAACAAGCAGCTTGCAGAAGCAGCTCCAGGCTGTCCTGCAGTGGATTGCAGCCTCCCAGTTTAACGTGCCCATGCTGTACTTCATGGGAGATGATGATGGACAACTGGAGAAG